A window of Hymenobacter siberiensis genomic DNA:
AGAACCAGCCCAAGCAGCATTTCTCGCTGCGGGTATAATTGTACCGTGTGTACCGTGGACTCTGCGAGTCCGCGCGTGGACGAATATTCTGAACTGATGCCTGCGCAGACTGGCCCACGCGCGGACTCGCAGAGTCCACGGCACAAGGCTACGGCAGCTGGTTCAGCTCCACCTCGCCCCGGTCCTGAATGGCCTGGCGCACGCGCGTCAGCTTTTGCAGCAGGGCTTCGAGCTGGTCGAGCGGCAGCATGTTGGCCCCGTCGGAGAGCGCCGTGGCGGGCGTAGGGTGGGTTTCGATGAACAGGCCATCGGCTCCTACGGCAATGGCGGCTTTGGCAATGGTTTCGATGAGGGCGGGCTGGCCGCCGGTCACGCCGCTGGCCTGGTTGGGCTGTTGCAGCGAGTGCGTCACGTCCATCACCACGGGCACCTCGAAGCGGCGCATGGTGGGCAGGTTACGGAAATCAACCACCAGCTCGGAATAGCCGAAGGAATTACCGCGCTCGGTGAGGATGACGTTGGGATTACCGGCCTGGCGCACCTTGTCCACAGCCCATTTCATGGCCTCGCCGCTCAGAAACTGGCCTTTTTTGATGTTAACCACTTTGCCGGTTTGGGCGGCGGCTACCAGCAAATCAGTTTGCCGGCACAGGAAGGCCGGAATCTGGAGCATGTCCACGTACTCGGCGGCCAGCGCAGCCTCGGTCGATTCGTGAATGTCAGTGACCGTGGGCACGCCGATTTCACGCCCTACTTTTTGCAGAATGCGCAACGCCGTTTCATCGCCAATGCCGGTGAACGAGTCCAGCCGCGAGCGGTTGGCCTTGCGGTACGAGCCCTTGAAAATGAAGGGAATCTGCAACTTATCCGTCATGTGCTTGATGCGCTCGGCAATGCGCAGGGCCATGTCCTCGCCCTCGATGACGCAGGGGCCGGCCATGAGGAAGAACTGACCGGAGTTGGTGTGGCGGAAGTGCGGGAGGGTGTTGGCGAGGGCTTGGAGCATGGGTTTCGGGAGATGTAGCGCGAAACGGAAGCTTCGCGGAGCGTAGAACAAATTGGCAAGTGACGCGGTCGGACGCGAAGCTTCCGCTTCGCGCTACAACCTATTTCTTCTTCAGACA
This region includes:
- the kdsA gene encoding 3-deoxy-8-phosphooctulonate synthase, whose product is MLQALANTLPHFRHTNSGQFFLMAGPCVIEGEDMALRIAERIKHMTDKLQIPFIFKGSYRKANRSRLDSFTGIGDETALRILQKVGREIGVPTVTDIHESTEAALAAEYVDMLQIPAFLCRQTDLLVAAAQTGKVVNIKKGQFLSGEAMKWAVDKVRQAGNPNVILTERGNSFGYSELVVDFRNLPTMRRFEVPVVMDVTHSLQQPNQASGVTGGQPALIETIAKAAIAVGADGLFIETHPTPATALSDGANMLPLDQLEALLQKLTRVRQAIQDRGEVELNQLP